One window of the Candidatus Stygibacter australis genome contains the following:
- a CDS encoding T9SS type A sorting domain-containing protein, translating into MKKTLVLFMFAIMIGSLFAVTVHDIQFTEDPSGDSPYLEQVVTIEEAVVVGVGWKPGGGHASFFIVDPDGGAWSGVYVFDYDEAYVWSLAEGDLVTITATVDEYYELTELASIEECEVIGTAAVPAPVEISTADLASMEAYEGCLVQVDDVTVTAAQNEYGVWYVTDGSAPCQIDDSFFYLDEVEPEIVITLGDFWGRLVGMVVYSYDEYSLNPRYVADMYPESNTTESVIDASSVIIRGNYPNPFNPTTRIDYSLQQSTDIDLSVYDVAGRLVKTLYNGTQTSGNHFEVWDGTDNSGKAIASGIYFSRISHSKGVETSKMLLLK; encoded by the coding sequence ATGAAAAAGACCTTAGTTTTATTTATGTTTGCAATCATGATAGGCAGCTTATTCGCTGTTACTGTTCATGATATCCAATTCACTGAAGACCCGAGTGGAGATTCACCTTACCTGGAACAGGTGGTGACAATTGAGGAAGCAGTTGTAGTAGGTGTTGGCTGGAAGCCCGGTGGCGGTCATGCTAGTTTCTTTATAGTAGACCCTGATGGTGGTGCCTGGAGTGGCGTATATGTATTTGATTATGATGAAGCTTATGTGTGGAGTCTGGCCGAAGGTGATCTGGTAACTATCACTGCTACTGTTGATGAATATTATGAACTTACAGAACTTGCTTCAATAGAAGAATGTGAAGTGATAGGTACAGCAGCAGTTCCAGCACCAGTTGAAATATCAACTGCAGATCTGGCAAGTATGGAAGCCTATGAAGGTTGCCTGGTGCAGGTAGATGATGTCACAGTTACTGCTGCCCAGAATGAATATGGAGTATGGTATGTAACTGATGGCTCAGCACCCTGCCAGATAGATGACAGTTTTTTCTATCTGGACGAAGTTGAACCAGAAATAGTTATCACTCTCGGTGATTTCTGGGGAAGACTGGTTGGAATGGTAGTTTATTCATATGATGAATATAGTCTTAATCCACGTTATGTTGCAGACATGTATCCTGAATCTAACACAACTGAAAGTGTAATTGATGCTTCCTCTGTTATCATTAGAGGTAATTATCCCAATCCTTTCAATCCTACCACAAGAATAGATTATTCACTGCAGCAGAGCACTGATATTGATCTTTCTGTATATGATGTAGCTGGAAGACTGGTTAAGACTCTTTATAATGGAACTCAAACAAGTGGAAATCACTTTGAAGTCTGGGATGGTACAGATAATAGTGGAAAAGCTATTGCCAGTGGAATTTATTTTAGCAGAATTTCACATTCAAAGGGAGTAGAAACAAGTAAAATGCTCCTGCTGAAATAA
- a CDS encoding TonB-dependent receptor plug domain-containing protein, translated as MKYFMWILVVFFVFGFCNNLYSQEKYSIEELLEMSLDELLNLKIRTGTLIDIKGSELPVALTIINKQDIQLTPARNLLDLLEIYVPGFTYVEHFMGPRMGLRGILGDQNYSFLLLVNGKNENLKHSHGPFFELLNKDISDIQRIEVIRGPGSVTYGPGAIAGIINIITINNCDNDLNQLSYSKNTLYNFNKYSFESHYKYNAFESYLKYSQVRSDGNKETKFWYIDRAHGYGYGFMSPSWGNMDTGSLPPPLYADYNDQPEIKMQYYAKYKEDYELLARYSTTSQNYTTQSTTLFNDDIWSGVSGKYASIELKHHYSFSDILSYKSLLSFDSADICEYRYWRGEDANLEDISQKGLSFSENEYNYNIQINFEPNKKINLAFGAEYSYEFYAPQWGKEDDTFLMSFQPPIRFAVIDSSSGFYQYFHDLGYATLIDDDISCNTISVFGEGYFDLHPKLKMMISGRYDKHNLADQAISPRLALISSINENNIMKLTLQKSVRIPLFSDLYSQDYLETGKSEFEELRGMELSYQRLQNQNLSLGMNLYYNEIDQFAWIPETSASGLAGNLDLMGLEMELQYKTNRTQAGMNYSYVKQLNWESSFNDTAWITGLDGEIIYLEDNASDRLNNLPSHSLKFFLNRNLTENLRLHLDGRFAFDYQQSIMLDKFEEAHEEYGNPVTLEEMNDIIDALEDHGYAQPSFTSDISLSWKKELSKISFTTMIFARNILSYNHVRYIIQYWENGNLRQYPRQCGFIEEPLDIGIEISCNF; from the coding sequence ATGAAATATTTTATGTGGATACTAGTTGTTTTTTTTGTTTTTGGATTTTGCAATAATTTATATAGTCAAGAAAAATACAGTATTGAAGAACTTCTGGAAATGTCACTTGATGAACTACTTAATCTTAAGATCAGAACCGGTACACTCATTGATATCAAAGGAAGTGAACTTCCAGTAGCCTTGACAATAATTAATAAACAGGATATCCAATTGACACCAGCAAGGAATCTTCTTGATCTTCTGGAGATTTACGTTCCAGGATTTACTTATGTGGAACATTTTATGGGACCAAGAATGGGACTTAGAGGTATTCTGGGAGATCAGAATTATTCATTTCTTCTACTTGTGAATGGAAAAAATGAAAATCTTAAACATAGCCATGGACCTTTCTTTGAATTACTGAATAAAGACATATCTGATATTCAAAGGATAGAAGTTATCAGAGGACCTGGCTCAGTTACATATGGACCTGGAGCAATTGCAGGAATTATCAATATCATTACCATTAATAATTGTGATAATGATCTTAATCAATTATCTTACTCAAAAAATACGCTCTATAATTTTAATAAATATTCCTTTGAAAGCCATTATAAATATAATGCTTTTGAGTCTTACCTGAAATACAGCCAGGTGAGATCGGATGGAAACAAAGAAACTAAATTCTGGTATATTGATAGAGCTCATGGATATGGCTATGGATTTATGAGTCCTTCATGGGGAAATATGGATACTGGTTCACTACCTCCTCCCCTATATGCAGATTACAATGACCAGCCAGAAATCAAGATGCAATACTATGCAAAATACAAGGAAGATTATGAGCTTCTGGCAAGATATTCAACTACAAGCCAAAACTATACAACTCAATCAACAACTCTTTTTAACGATGACATCTGGAGTGGAGTTTCAGGCAAATATGCCAGTATTGAGCTCAAGCATCATTACTCTTTTTCAGACATTCTTAGTTATAAATCATTGCTAAGTTTTGACTCCGCGGATATCTGTGAATACCGTTATTGGAGAGGAGAAGACGCGAATCTGGAAGATATATCTCAAAAAGGACTATCTTTCTCAGAAAATGAATATAATTATAATATTCAAATAAATTTTGAGCCGAATAAAAAAATCAATCTTGCTTTTGGAGCAGAATATAGTTATGAATTTTATGCACCACAATGGGGAAAGGAAGATGACACTTTTTTGATGTCATTCCAGCCACCTATACGCTTTGCTGTAATTGACAGCAGTTCCGGTTTTTACCAATATTTCCATGATTTGGGATATGCCACCCTGATTGATGATGATATTTCCTGTAATACGATTTCAGTTTTTGGTGAGGGCTATTTTGATTTACATCCGAAGCTTAAAATGATGATCTCAGGACGTTATGACAAGCACAATCTTGCTGATCAAGCCATAAGCCCACGACTTGCTTTGATCTCATCCATTAACGAAAATAATATAATGAAACTAACTCTTCAGAAATCCGTGAGAATTCCTTTATTCAGTGACCTTTATTCTCAGGATTATCTTGAAACAGGTAAATCAGAATTTGAAGAACTTCGGGGTATGGAATTATCATATCAAAGGCTGCAAAATCAGAATTTGTCTCTAGGAATGAATCTCTATTACAATGAAATAGATCAATTTGCCTGGATCCCAGAAACTTCTGCTTCAGGATTAGCCGGTAATCTTGATCTGATGGGTTTGGAGATGGAATTACAGTATAAAACAAATAGAACCCAGGCAGGTATGAATTATTCTTATGTGAAGCAGCTGAACTGGGAATCTTCATTTAATGATACTGCCTGGATAACTGGACTTGATGGAGAGATCATTTACCTTGAGGATAATGCCAGTGATCGGCTGAACAATTTACCGAGTCACAGTTTGAAATTCTTCTTGAACCGTAACCTTACAGAGAATTTGAGACTTCATCTGGATGGTCGTTTTGCCTTTGATTATCAACAATCAATAATGCTGGATAAATTTGAAGAAGCACATGAGGAATATGGCAATCCTGTAACTCTTGAAGAAATGAATGATATCATTGACGCATTAGAAGATCATGGATATGCCCAGCCATCCTTCACCTCAGATATTTCTTTATCCTGGAAGAAAGAACTGAGTAAAATTAGTTTTACTACCATGATATTTGCCAGAAATATTTTGAGCTATAACCATGTGCGATATATCATTCAGTACTGGGAAAATGGTAATCTCAGGCAATATCCCCGTCAATGTGGATTTATCGAAGAGCCTTTAGATATTGGCATTGAAATTTCCTGCAATTTTTAA
- a CDS encoding amino acid permease: MKLKKELGLFDVFSIAAGAMISSGLFILPGLAYLKVGPIVFIAYLLAGILVIPSLFCKAELATAMPKAGGDYFFINRSMGSGLGTIAGMAAWFSLAFKSAFALLGIGAFSTILFPSITYNQVKLIALFFCILFMFLNMVSARHSGKLQSILIIGLLIILTLFIIFGIGKVQLSNFSNFNRGSTRDLFATAGLIFISYSGLTKIASIAEEIKNPNKNLPLGMIITFIVVTLLYVLVVFITVGISGDKLINSAGIPSLTPISDAARLFSGNLGMLIMAVAALLAFISTGNAGIMAASRIPFAMSRDRLLPKFFSRINKEYQTPHFSIIMTVLIMVFVIIFLDLELLIKTASTISLILFAMINLAVIIMRESHIQNYQPKFRSPLYPWLQVTAIVVYGFLIFEMGSTPLLISSAFLIISYIWYHLYGKIRSNRESALLYLIRRIKSSELDSAELELELKEIILERDSIQQDRFDMIIEKCPILDMIDKESKEEFFARVAGVLNDSLTCGEREIYHKLISREEESSTVLTPILAIPHIILSGEKRFEILLARSHRGVYFSETAPAVKIIFVIAGSKDERQFHLKSLAAIAQIVQQHDFQEKWLNAQNVDSLRDIILLADRYRN; the protein is encoded by the coding sequence ATGAAGTTAAAAAAAGAATTGGGTTTATTTGATGTATTTAGCATTGCTGCTGGAGCAATGATCTCTTCAGGTTTGTTCATTTTACCAGGTTTGGCGTATTTAAAAGTGGGACCTATAGTATTTATTGCCTATTTATTAGCTGGAATACTAGTGATACCTTCTTTATTTTGCAAAGCAGAACTGGCAACAGCAATGCCCAAAGCTGGAGGGGATTATTTTTTCATCAATCGCAGTATGGGTTCTGGTTTGGGTACCATTGCAGGTATGGCTGCCTGGTTCAGTCTAGCATTTAAAAGTGCTTTCGCATTATTGGGTATTGGCGCATTCTCTACTATATTATTTCCCAGTATCACTTATAATCAGGTTAAGTTGATAGCCCTTTTCTTCTGCATATTATTTATGTTCCTCAATATGGTGAGTGCCAGACATTCTGGAAAACTGCAATCTATTCTGATTATAGGACTCCTGATAATCCTTACTTTATTTATTATCTTTGGAATAGGTAAAGTGCAATTATCAAATTTTTCAAATTTCAATCGGGGTTCAACGAGAGACCTTTTTGCCACAGCAGGACTGATCTTTATTTCCTATAGCGGTTTAACCAAAATTGCCAGTATTGCGGAAGAGATCAAGAATCCTAACAAAAATCTACCCTTAGGAATGATCATCACCTTTATCGTCGTAACCCTGCTCTATGTTTTAGTTGTTTTCATTACAGTTGGTATAAGCGGTGATAAGTTAATAAACAGCGCTGGAATACCATCTCTAACACCTATTTCTGATGCTGCTCGATTGTTTTCCGGCAATCTGGGTATGCTGATCATGGCTGTTGCTGCCCTGCTGGCATTTATATCCACCGGTAATGCAGGCATTATGGCTGCTTCCAGAATCCCTTTTGCCATGAGCAGAGATCGTTTGCTGCCAAAGTTTTTCAGTAGAATTAATAAGGAATATCAGACACCTCATTTTTCCATCATTATGACTGTTCTTATTATGGTCTTTGTAATTATCTTTCTTGATCTGGAATTGCTTATAAAAACAGCATCCACAATAAGTTTGATATTATTTGCCATGATTAATTTAGCCGTTATTATCATGCGCGAAAGCCATATCCAGAATTATCAGCCAAAATTTAGATCACCTTTATATCCCTGGCTTCAAGTTACTGCAATAGTAGTTTATGGTTTCCTTATATTTGAGATGGGGTCTACACCACTTTTGATCTCATCAGCATTTTTGATTATAAGCTATATCTGGTATCATCTCTACGGTAAGATAAGATCAAATAGAGAAAGTGCCCTATTATATCTGATCCGAAGAATAAAGTCTTCAGAACTGGACTCTGCCGAACTGGAGCTGGAGCTAAAGGAAATTATTCTGGAAAGGGACAGTATTCAGCAGGATCGATTTGATATGATAATTGAGAAATGTCCAATATTAGATATGATCGATAAAGAAAGCAAAGAAGAATTCTTTGCTCGGGTTGCGGGTGTACTAAATGACTCGCTTACTTGTGGTGAGCGCGAAATATACCATAAACTTATCAGCCGAGAAGAAGAGAGCTCTACTGTGTTAACCCCTATTCTGGCAATTCCTCATATCATTCTCTCAGGAGAGAAAAGATTTGAAATACTATTAGCACGGTCGCACAGAGGTGTTTATTTTTCAGAAACTGCACCCGCAGTAAAAATAATTTTTGTGATTGCAGGATCAAAGGATGAACGCCAATTCCATCTGAAATCACTGGCTGCTATTGCTCAGATAGTGCAGCAGCATGATTTTCAGGAAAAATGGCTCAATGCCCAGAATGTTGACTCACTGCGTGATATTATTCTGCTGGCTGATCGTTATAGAAATTAA
- the miaB gene encoding tRNA (N6-isopentenyl adenosine(37)-C2)-methylthiotransferase MiaB translates to MKYFIETYGCQMNVADSELVMTILERSGYEKAADIAEADVILFNTCSVRQHAEDRVMGRINNEMKYKISRNVKIGVIGCMAQRLGEDIMQLSTGVDFVVGVDMYDKLPDIINSAFHQEMLSVTDINNEQVYPEIMPIHQDPLKAFVTIMRGCNNFCSYCIVPYTRGRERSRDHKEILEDVKIAADQGRYEVMLLGQNVNSYQYDDISFPHLLEMVNKIPNIKRIRFTTSHPKDLSDHLIQVMADSNKICQHFHLAMQSGDDKILARMNRGYTAQHYYDLIVKLRKAMPEIAITTDVIAGFPGESEEQFMNTYNLMKDIEFDFAYMFKYSPRSGTKAAGFIDQIPEEIRLERLQRLITQQEKITHKIYQQQIGKTREIYVEGISRKSELEVAGKTPDFKVTVFPGTKDKIGKFVNVKIVDAVGWTLKGKEI, encoded by the coding sequence GTGAAATATTTTATTGAAACTTATGGCTGCCAGATGAATGTGGCAGATAGCGAACTGGTGATGACCATTCTCGAAAGAAGTGGTTATGAAAAAGCTGCAGATATTGCCGAAGCTGACGTGATTCTTTTCAATACCTGCTCAGTGCGTCAACACGCCGAAGATCGCGTGATGGGCAGGATCAATAATGAGATGAAGTATAAAATCTCTCGAAATGTTAAAATTGGCGTGATTGGATGTATGGCACAAAGACTGGGAGAAGACATTATGCAGCTCAGTACTGGAGTTGATTTTGTGGTAGGCGTGGATATGTATGACAAACTGCCGGACATTATCAATTCTGCCTTTCATCAGGAAATGCTCAGCGTTACGGATATTAATAATGAACAGGTATATCCCGAAATTATGCCCATACACCAGGATCCGCTGAAAGCATTTGTCACTATCATGCGTGGGTGTAATAATTTCTGCAGCTATTGTATTGTTCCCTACACCAGAGGAAGAGAACGCAGCCGTGACCATAAAGAGATATTAGAAGATGTGAAAATTGCTGCTGATCAGGGAAGATATGAAGTTATGCTGTTGGGTCAAAATGTAAATTCTTACCAGTATGACGATATAAGCTTCCCTCATTTGCTGGAAATGGTAAATAAAATCCCCAATATAAAAAGGATACGCTTCACAACTTCACATCCCAAAGACCTCTCAGATCATCTCATCCAGGTAATGGCTGATTCAAATAAAATCTGCCAGCACTTTCATTTAGCCATGCAATCTGGTGATGATAAGATATTAGCAAGAATGAATAGAGGCTACACAGCTCAGCACTATTATGACCTGATTGTAAAACTCCGAAAGGCAATGCCGGAAATTGCCATTACTACTGATGTGATTGCCGGATTCCCGGGTGAATCAGAAGAACAATTTATGAACACTTATAACCTGATGAAGGATATTGAGTTTGATTTTGCTTATATGTTCAAATATTCTCCTCGCTCAGGTACAAAAGCTGCCGGTTTCATAGATCAGATCCCAGAAGAGATAAGGTTGGAAAGATTACAAAGATTGATCACTCAACAGGAAAAGATCACTCATAAGATATATCAACAGCAGATAGGGAAGACGCGTGAGATTTACGTGGAAGGTATCAGCAGGAAATCTGAACTTGAAGTTGCAGGGAAAACCCCTGATTTCAAAGTGACTGTATTTCCAGGTACTAAAGATAAAATCGGTAAATTTGTAAATGTGAAGATAGTTGACGCTGTAGGCTGGACATTAAAAGGAAAAGAAATTTAA
- a CDS encoding cation:proton antiporter, which translates to MQEHLSSWIQHKSALLEEVNVLFVIAVILIVGFIFSRLAKKIHLPSVTMQIVGGIIIGPHILNIFNPEIYESFRPITNFALGFIGFAIGSHLDFRKLHNSGTRIFLITVCDVIITGSIIFSALYFLVKMPFPSALLISAIAMTTAPGSTIHIVREKRAKGIFTKTLLASVAFNNVLVILIFYTFYYYLFAQSSQTTFSLIQTVFNPFLLLIESLIVGGFVGYCVIYLTEKHKTRLSFLTMVVLAVIITVGASESLHFSGILSSLILGIILTNKSRYKSELFGAFTDIEKEVFSLFFVLSGTHFNFKAIAVAGFAGSILIISRFIGKVSGPYLGALFSGSQRSLRNNIGFSMFPIAGLAIGLVMLCANSPFLAEYSAQITAVILTAVVVYELLGPIFTGQALKRVGEADKDRIRLLEFLQEEFILINLDNKDKWEALDILTEFLFRTHKCQEYMTLEELKNSVHERESEISTGIGNNIAIPHAIIKGGPRIMGVIGISSQGIEFDSIDDQPVNIVIMIATPRESIDLHLNVLAHVARIFGHQPLIKEKLIKAKSPAEVYEILQSEEVERLNPYFEE; encoded by the coding sequence ATGCAGGAACATTTAAGCAGCTGGATACAACATAAAAGCGCTTTACTGGAAGAGGTTAATGTCCTCTTTGTTATAGCAGTAATTCTCATTGTCGGCTTTATATTCTCTCGTTTGGCTAAAAAAATCCATCTCCCATCAGTAACTATGCAGATAGTAGGTGGTATCATTATTGGCCCCCATATCCTCAATATTTTCAATCCAGAAATATATGAATCATTTCGCCCGATCACAAATTTTGCTCTTGGTTTTATTGGTTTTGCTATTGGTAGTCATCTTGATTTCCGCAAGCTGCATAATTCAGGAACCAGGATATTTCTTATAACTGTTTGTGATGTAATTATCACGGGCTCAATAATTTTCTCAGCACTATATTTCCTGGTGAAAATGCCATTCCCTTCCGCTCTTCTTATATCTGCAATTGCTATGACCACAGCACCAGGCTCTACTATTCATATAGTTCGTGAAAAAAGAGCTAAGGGTATTTTCACCAAAACTCTCCTGGCATCAGTAGCATTTAATAATGTGCTGGTAATATTGATATTCTATACCTTTTATTATTATTTATTTGCCCAATCCTCGCAAACTACCTTTTCCCTGATCCAGACTGTCTTTAATCCCTTTTTATTGCTCATTGAAAGTCTTATAGTGGGCGGGTTTGTAGGTTATTGCGTTATTTATCTTACTGAAAAACATAAAACCAGACTTTCATTTCTGACTATGGTGGTTCTGGCTGTGATCATTACGGTAGGTGCTTCAGAATCACTGCATTTCTCAGGCATTCTTTCCAGTTTGATCCTCGGGATCATTCTCACTAATAAATCAAGGTACAAAAGTGAACTTTTCGGAGCTTTCACTGATATTGAAAAAGAAGTTTTCTCTCTCTTCTTTGTTCTTTCAGGTACGCATTTCAATTTCAAAGCAATTGCTGTTGCAGGTTTTGCTGGTAGTATTCTGATCATAAGCAGATTCATTGGGAAGGTTTCTGGTCCATATCTGGGTGCCTTATTCTCCGGCTCCCAAAGATCTTTAAGGAATAATATCGGATTCAGTATGTTTCCCATTGCCGGTCTGGCAATAGGTCTTGTGATGCTCTGTGCTAATTCACCATTTTTAGCTGAATATTCTGCCCAGATAACTGCTGTGATACTTACCGCTGTTGTGGTGTATGAGTTATTGGGTCCCATCTTCACTGGCCAGGCTCTCAAAAGAGTAGGTGAAGCAGATAAAGACCGCATCAGACTGCTGGAATTTCTCCAGGAGGAATTTATTCTCATCAACCTTGATAATAAGGATAAATGGGAAGCTCTCGATATCCTCACTGAATTTCTCTTTCGAACCCATAAATGCCAGGAATACATGACCTTGGAAGAACTCAAAAATTCTGTTCACGAAAGAGAAAGTGAGATTTCTACGGGTATCGGTAATAATATTGCTATCCCGCACGCTATTATAAAAGGTGGTCCGCGGATAATGGGTGTTATCGGTATTTCATCCCAGGGTATCGAATTTGATTCTATTGATGATCAACCCGTTAATATCGTGATCATGATCGCTACTCCCAGAGAAAGCATAGATCTGCACTTGAATGTACTTGCTCACGTTGCCAGAATTTTTGGTCATCAGCCCTTGATTAAGGAAAAATTGATCAAAGCTAAATCTCCTGCTGAAGTTTATGAAATCCTCCAGTCAGAAGAAGTAGAAAGACTTAATCCCTACTTTGAAGAATAA
- a CDS encoding class I SAM-dependent methyltransferase, with the protein MPPLSYHDICDWETRFILGDRIIEIKFWKTIAENYQGDILELGAGTGCFTIPLIKSGLNVCAVDNSAPALQKLKSKAAAITDGGELIVLEADMRYLDLDKKFSICLATYSTFQYLLNSEDQYKCLKTINDHLPLGGTLCLDLDNDILHPPQNLPLTKLYSSYNTPLKVDIIMSTFWNTDNSQNIRHWHDHYQVRYNDGSITDFTSNISLKKVSLKEITDLLTKSGFYILNTFGDYDFSDFLNESHRLIVVAQKIPN; encoded by the coding sequence ATGCCTCCTTTATCTTATCATGACATCTGCGACTGGGAAACAAGGTTCATTCTCGGTGATAGAATTATTGAGATCAAATTCTGGAAAACTATTGCTGAAAATTATCAAGGAGATATTCTCGAATTAGGAGCAGGAACCGGATGTTTCACTATCCCTTTAATTAAATCGGGTTTAAATGTCTGTGCCGTTGATAATTCTGCTCCAGCCTTACAGAAACTTAAATCTAAAGCAGCTGCCATTACTGATGGGGGAGAGCTGATTGTTTTAGAAGCGGATATGCGTTATCTTGATCTTGATAAAAAATTCTCTATTTGTCTGGCTACATATTCCACCTTTCAATATTTGCTGAATTCTGAAGATCAGTATAAATGCCTAAAAACTATAAATGATCACCTGCCTCTCGGAGGAACACTATGTCTTGATTTGGATAATGATATCCTTCATCCACCTCAAAATCTGCCTCTCACTAAATTATACTCTTCATATAATACCCCTCTAAAGGTTGATATTATCATGTCCACCTTCTGGAATACTGATAATTCGCAAAATATTAGACACTGGCACGATCATTATCAGGTGAGATATAATGACGGATCAATAACTGATTTCACAAGTAATATTTCTTTAAAGAAAGTCTCTCTTAAGGAAATTACTGATTTACTAACAAAAAGTGGTTTTTATATCCTAAATACTTTTGGAGATTATGATTTTTCGGATTTCTTAAATGAGTCTCATCGATTGATAGTAGTTGCCCAAAAGATTCCAAATTAA
- a CDS encoding NusG domain II-containing protein, protein MDILIMVSGNKIKHGLKLLNAADRILIIFLLLVIFVGFYLQLSGKQAQNIQIVINDEVFGRYQLAKDQVIEINQGTILEIKDERFRLRESSCPHQICVNQGWSNGQPIICVPQRLVISVIKEAGDKEIPLTY, encoded by the coding sequence CGGACTGAAATTGCTCAATGCTGCTGACAGGATTTTGATAATTTTCCTTTTATTAGTCATCTTTGTGGGATTTTATCTGCAATTATCAGGTAAGCAAGCTCAAAATATTCAAATAGTAATTAATGATGAGGTATTTGGGAGATACCAATTAGCAAAAGATCAGGTGATAGAAATCAATCAGGGTACAATTTTAGAAATCAAGGATGAAAGATTCAGATTAAGAGAATCATCATGTCCACATCAAATATGCGTAAACCAGGGCTGGAGTAATGGACAGCCGATAATTTGTGTACCTCAGAGATTAGTTATATCTGTAATAAAAGAAGCTGGTGATAAGGAGATACCTTTAACTTATTAA